One part of the Hippoglossus hippoglossus isolate fHipHip1 chromosome 11, fHipHip1.pri, whole genome shotgun sequence genome encodes these proteins:
- the tmem200b gene encoding transmembrane protein 200A, which translates to MKTQKARGVKPTSPSGRRKSRFTLRGRKKKDRVIRGKLRIRSLPGAFLVLGVIVVVVGTALAVAGYWPYRISRSSILGATDGESISESQTSGWSLGAKGLLSTASLIHNERMKLLGPVIMGVGLFILICANTVLYENRDRETKMLLAQMRSVICSVSAVVPSADLKEIAVANSMAKHYQWVSSLPAAHLNILCLQQLASSEPLLQTRHPRELEDSVEGIYQQAVLQTEALHHQESEPPPSLQSSHSNSYNSSETNLNIQSGAEQRGNFNVPASPLVKLSNCLVSASSMSTLGDEVDIPAAQPRRCHSMSYRTNPHIAQAGVRVQEGLHTPREEGQINQLVALRREAGSQVCVDILGHVVDAVEEQTHQSWPRLDLGSGRRYLKLENKEDSVDKLLDQLEQQCSQWDKSFGSGPFQ; encoded by the coding sequence ATGAAGACCCAGAAGGCCCGAGGTGTCAAGCCAACTTCCCCATCTGGGCGGCGGAAGTCTCGCTTCACCTTACGAGgcagaaagaagaaagacaggGTGATCCGAGGCAAGCTTCGAATCCGCTCCCTGCCTGGAGCCTTCCTGGTGCTGGGGGTCATTGTAGTGGTTGTCGGAACTGCCCTGGCTGTGGCGGGTTACTGGCCCTACCGGATATCAAGATCATCCATCCTGGGAGCAACAGACGGGGAAAGCATCTCTGAGTCACAGACTTCAGGCTGGAGTCTGGGAGCTAAGGGTCTCCTGTCCACAGCCAGCCTCATCCACAATGAACGGATGAAGCTGTTGGGGCCTGTCATCATGGGGGTTGGACTGTTCATCCTCATATGTGCCAACACGGTCCTGTATGagaacagggacagagagactaAGATGCTGCTGGCCCAGATGCGGAGTGTtatctgctctgtgtctgcagtTGTGCCCTCAGCCGACCTTAAAGAAATAGCAGTAGCCAACTCGATGGCGAAACATTACCAGTGGGTGAGCAGTTTACCAGCTGCCCATCTCAACAtcctctgtctgcagcagctggccAGCTCTGAGCCCCTGCTCCAGACCAGACACCCCAGAGAACTTGAGGACAGCGTGGAGGGCATCTACCAGCAAGCTGTTCTCCAGACAGAAGCCCTCCACCACCAGGAATCAGAGCCGCCACCTTCCCTCCAGTCCTCCCACTCCAACTCATATAATTCCAGTGAGACAAACTTAAACATACAGTCTGGTGCTGAGCAGAGAGGCAACTTCAATGTGCCGGCTTCCCCACTTGTCAAGCTCAGCAACTGCCTGGTGTCTGCCAGTTCCATGTCCACCCTGGGGGACGAGGTGGATATTCCAGCTGCCCAGCCGAGGCGTTGCCATAGTATGAGCTACAGGACTAACCCTCACATAGCCCAAGCTGGTGTGCGCGTCCAGGAAGGTCTCCACACACCCAGAGAGGAGGGTCAAATAAACCAGCTTGTAGCCTTGAGGAGAGAGGCTGGTTCACAGGTTTGTGTGGACATCCTGGGACATGTTGTGGATGCTGTGGAGGAGCAGACTCACCAAAGCTGGCCTCGGTTAGACCTGGGTAGTGGCAGGCGATACCTGAAGCTAGAGAACAAAGAGGACTCAGTGGACAAGCTGCTGGACCAGTTAGAGCAGCAGTGTTCACAGTGGGATAAGAGCTTTGGCTCTGGACCTTTTCAGTGA